The following are encoded together in the Onychostoma macrolepis isolate SWU-2019 chromosome 03, ASM1243209v1, whole genome shotgun sequence genome:
- the LOC131537078 gene encoding galectin-3-binding protein A-like: MYLLWPLLFLHVSAQRLTLFDDRLKQRKQEGRVRLVGDLPSSGRVEVYHDGQWGTVCDDGWELAEAQVVCRQLGFPGAISVTTGGRYGEGSGPIWLDDMNCKGSESSLSDCSFKGWGVTDCSHKEDAGVVCETGKNTTSNRRFSVDNSLGLSDDLGLLFDRGDGCDFRINVQDISEGRELTFCVHKMILMFYPELKITNDSRNLTVNVSQTCHPHVSAFLRYLYTRQIDVSITSAQCLHQLSFIFGVKKLMEDVGRAFTLLLPEDNTFRTQVSMYEYGVHTRDLVLQENVLQYLSWNCEFLISSPVWSTISFHMMDALLQRSDLIVNDEAFLLEALERWIQDKGDEISSDQQASLLNHIRFLLIPVDKLYEMQFSSSVLRQNHEKLYLTGLLRGFQFNALPFSKIRKQMDNMSSEYLPRIYTEDEWSVFINDTTINYPYYHYNYGQNNRIQSFSTPAHPSALYRAQNVQWQAQVFLSAQECSNYGISCYSFPVARFVASGNQNMYARTIRYSNRLILSCKNEDNVFHVQDFKNSMAVIPNNSSMGLPNPCPDDYSFRFVVRPRFI; the protein is encoded by the exons ATGTACCTTCTATGGCCTCTACTGTTTCTTCACGTTTCAGCACAGCGTCTGACCCTGTTTG ATGACAGACTAAAGCAACGAAAACAGGAGGGCAGAGTGCGATTGGTGGGGGATCTGCCGTCATCTGGTCGTGTGGAGGTCTACCATGATGGACAGTGGGGTACAGTTTGTGATGACGGATGGGAACTGGCTGAAGCGCAAGTGGTGTGTCGGCAGCTGGGTTTTCCTGGAGCAATATCAGTTACGACTGGTGGACGTTATGGTGAAG gcTCTGGTCCAATCTGGCTGGATGACATGAATTGTAAAGGCTCGGAGAGCTCATTGTCAGATTGCAGCTTCAAAGGCTGGGGTGTTACTGACTGCTCACATAAAGAGGATGCAGGAGTGGTATGCGAGACTG GTAAAAACACAACCAGCAATCGTCGGTTCTCTGTGGATAACAGTCTGGGTTTGTCTGATGATCTTGGTCTTCTGTTCGACAGAGGAGATGGTTGTGATTTCAGAATTAATGTACAAGACATCAGTGAAGGGAGAGAACTGACATTCTGTGTGCACAAAATGATCCTCATGTTTTATccagaattaaaaataacaaatgactCCAGAAACCTCACAGTGAATGTCAGCCAGACCTGCCATCCTCATGTCTCTGCTTTTCTCAG gtATTTGTACACACGTCAGATTGATGTTTCCATCACGTCGGCTCAATGTCTGCATCAGCTGTCGTTCATCTTTGGAGTGAAGAAGCTTATGGAGGATGTCGGCAGGGCCTTCACTTTACTCCTCCCTGAAGACAACACCTTCCGCACACAGGTATCCATGTACGAGTACGGCGTCCACACACGAGATCTTGTTCTGCAGGAGAACGTCCTTCAGTATCTTTCCTGGAACTGCGAGTTCCTCATaagctctccagtgtggagcaCCATCTCCTTTCACATGATGGACGCTCTGCTGCAGCGCTCAGACCTGATTGTGAACGATGAAGCTTTTCTTCTTGAAGCTCTGGAGAGATGGATCCAAGACAAAGGTGATGAGATTAGTTCAGATCAACAGGCCAGTCTCCTGAATCACATCCGCTTCCTCTTGATCCCAGTGGATAAACTGTATGAAATGCAGTTTTCCTCAAGCGTTCTCCGTCAGAATCATGAGAAACTGTACCTAACTGGTCTGCTCCGAGGTTTTCAGTTCAATGCTCTGCCCTTCTCTAAGATCAGAAAACAAATGGATAACATGAGTAGTGAGTATCTACCCAGAATCTACACTGAAGATGAGTGGAGTGTATTTATCAATGACACAACCATCAATTACCCATACTATCACTACAACTATGGCCAAAATAACAGAATCCAATCCTTCTCCACTCCAGCACACCCTAGTGCTCTTTACAGAGCACAAAATGTCCAGTGGCAAGCCCAGGTGTTTCTTAGTGCTCAAGAGTGCTCTAACTATGGTATTTCATGTTACTCTTTTCCTGTTGCAAGGTTTGTCGCAAGTGGTAATCAGAACATGTACGCTAGAACCATTCGCTACAGCAACAGGTTGATTCTCAGCTGTAAGAATGAAGACAATGTCTTTCATGTCcaagatttcaaaaacagtatggCAGTGATTCCAAACAACAGCAGTATGGGTCTGCCGAACCCCTGTCCTGATGACTACAGTTTCAGATTTGTAGTACGTCCCCGGTTTATCTGA